In Carya illinoinensis cultivar Pawnee chromosome 10, C.illinoinensisPawnee_v1, whole genome shotgun sequence, one DNA window encodes the following:
- the LOC122279456 gene encoding protein SRC2-like → MECTPLDIVIKFAKDLKDVNLFSKMDVYALVNINGNHVTKHATYSVRTLSGKTKGTLDISYKFNEKFTAPEIKQAESVMAYPVGYAAGSSGAAAYSPPGAYPQPTYAHPQVAPGYAGYPPGGYPQYPQYPPPGGYPLQPAYGYGGYAALVQQPHKPKKNWVGGGGGEGWLGDMISDVASYDAGFDDGFDF, encoded by the exons atgGAGTGCACGCCTTTGGATATCGTAATCAAGTTTGCAAAGGACTTGAAGGACGTCAATCTTTTCTCCAAAATGGATGTCTACGCCCTCGTTAACATCAACGGCAACCAC GTAACGAAACATGCTACTTATAGCGTCAGGACCTTATCTGGGAAGACCAAGGGAACTCTGGATATCTCCTACAAGTTCAATGAAAAGTTCACCGCGCCTGAGATTAAGCAGGCAGAGTCGGTTATGGCGTACCCTGTGGGCTATGCCGCTGGATCAAGTGGCGCTGCTGCGTATTCGCCACCGGGAGCATACCCACAGCCAACGTATGCGCACCCACAGGTTGCGCCAGGATATGCTGGGTACCCACCTGGGGGATACCCACAGTATCCCCAGTACCCTCCGCCTGGCGGGTATCCACTGCAGCCGGCTTACGGGTACGGTGGATATGCGGCGCTGGTGCAGCAGCCACATAAACCAAAGAAGAattgggtgggggggggggggggggagggatgGC TTGGAGACATGATATCGGATGTTGCTTCCTATGATGCTGGTTTTGATGATgggtttgatttttaa
- the LOC122279445 gene encoding PHD finger protein ING2-like: MAIARTGVYVDDYLEYASTLPAELQRLLNTIRELDERSQSMINQTGQQTKYCLGLASQSSKKGNSNNSCSYYYNNNNNSQEDDVAIEKMRKDIDSSQDNALSLCTEKVLLARQAYDLIDSHVKRLDEDLNNFAEDLKQEGKIAPDEPAILPPLPIVPKSEKRKFFYGTPQSKRMDYREREWDRERDRDFELMPPPGSHKREFAAPVDVDQPIDPNEPTYCVCHQVSFGDMIACDNENCQGGEWFHYTCVGLTPETRFRGKWYCPTCKLLPECQ; the protein is encoded by the exons ATGGCAATTGCGCGAACCGGGGTGTACGTTGACGACTACTTAGAGT ACGCAAGCACTTTACCCGCTGAGCTTCAGAGGCTTCTCAATACCATCCGAGAACTCGATGAACGTTCCCAAT CGATGATAAACCAGACGGGGCAGCAGACGAAGTACTGCTTGGGACTGGCTTCACAGAGCTCAAAGAAAGGTAATAGTAATAACAGCTGTTCTTACTATtacaataacaataataatagtcAAGAAGACGACGTGGCAATCGAGAAAATGCGAAAGGATATCGATTCGAGTCAGGATAATGCATTGAGTTTATGCACCGAGAAGGTTTTGTTAGCACGGCAAGCTTATGACCTG ATAGATAGCCATGTAAAAAGACTTGATGAGGACCTGAACAACTTTGCTGAAGATCTAAAGCAAG AGGGAAAAATAGCTCCAGATGAACCAGCAATTCTTCCCCCACTACCTATAGTCCCTAAAAGTGAAAAACGCAAGTTTTTCTATGGAACACCTCAATCAAAAAGGATGGATTACAGGGAGAGGGAGTGGGATCGCGAGCGTGATAGGGATTTTGAGCTCATGCCACCTCCAGGAAGTCATAAAAGGGAATTTGCAGCCCCAGTCGATGTCGATCAACCTATTGATCCAAACGAACCTACCTACTGTGTTTGTCATCAG GTGTCATTTGGAGATATGATTGCTTGTGACAATGAAAAC TGCCAAGGAGGCGAATGGTTCCATTACACGTGTGTGGGGCTTACACCAGAGACGAGATTCAGAGGAAAATGGTATTGTCCAACCTGCAAACTGTTACCGGAATGTCAATAA
- the LOC122279361 gene encoding protein NDH-DEPENDENT CYCLIC ELECTRON FLOW 5 isoform X1, whose translation MSMAWSKLFSPNFIPISSAIPAKHVVTHHPCVPCRCIRHYNGKREFPLPEVASIPYQPIDMEGEFSGHGVTFEGIGDSCVAKMGLENGSTATLMLPSGLITSYKAPMWHGGSLELLHTSVFEEENGDAVIRGGVSVALNCCGDGEQLSWSPTNWALLNISGNAQESIQVELINSDSENMAEVKYIVSLQEDILSSEIVVSNAKFSPLQLKGSIVSHLTVSSPDATYAVGLQGSNFVNRPPFLSSFGIVPPDLGQKNEYGFGQLWDQKALKGLFSGWSPRNQNTADAAEGIQRESEDEVEGEEDGNYMHLTEQLSRIYTSAPRHFTVIDRGRRSSVVIGRDGFGELYMFSPGSSHEYYGTYSYVCVGQSALLKPIILGPQEEWRGRQHLHNPNL comes from the exons ATGAGCATGGCTTGGAGTAAACTTTTCTCCCCCAATTTCATTCCCATATCCTCTGCAATACCTGCAAAACATGTGGTTACTCACCACCCTTGTGTTCCATGTCGTTGTATTCGGCACTACAATGGGAAAAGGGAATTCCCACTGCCAGAAGTGGCTTCAATCCCCTACCAACCCATCGATATGGAGGGAGAATTCAGTGGCCATGGTGTCACCTTTGAAGGTATAGGTGATAGCTGCGTTGCCAAGATGGGACTGGAAAATGGAAGCACAGCCACCTTGATGTTGCCAAGTGGTTTGATTACATCGTACAAGGCTCCCATGTGGCATGGAGGCTCCTTAGAATTGCTGCACACTTCTGTCTTCGAGGAGGAGAATGGTGATGCTGTCATTCGAGGAGGGGTGTCTGTAGCCTTAAATTGTTGCGGTGATGGCGAACAACTTTCATGGTCTCCAACTAATTGGGCTCTTCTTAATATTAGTGGAAATGCTCAAGAATCTATTCAG GTAGAACTGATCAACAGTGATTCAGAGAACATGGCTGAAGTAAAGTACATTGTGAGTCTCCAAGAAGATATCTTGAGCTCCGAGATTGTTGTGTCAAACGCCAAGTTTTCACCGCTCCAACTGAAGGGGTCCATTGTAAGCCATTTGACAGTGAGCTCGCCTGATGCAACTTATGCAGTCGGATTACAGGGATCAAATTTCGTCAATAGACCACCATTTTTGTCAAGCTTTGGAATTGTTCCTCCGGACTTGGGCCAGAAAAATGAATATGGTTTTGGCCAATTATGGGATCAAAAGGCGCTGAAAGGACTTTTTTCCGGTTGGTCTCCAAGAAATCAAAACACAGCTGATGCTGCAGAAGGCATCCAAAGAGAAAGCGAAGATGAAGTGGAGGGGGAAGAGGACGGAAACTATATGCATTTAACAGAGCAATTGAGCCGGATATACACCAGTGCGCCCCGGCATTTCACAGTCATTGACAGG GGTAGAAGAAGCTCGGTGGTAATTGGAAGGGATGGATTTGGTGAATTATACATGTTCAGTCCTGGCTCAAGTCATGAATACTATGGCACCTATTCTTATGTATGTGTTGGCCAATCAGCCCTGCTCAAACCAATAATTCTGGGTCCTCAAGAAGAATGGAGAGGTCGACAGCATTTACACAACCCAAATCTCTAA
- the LOC122279361 gene encoding protein NDH-DEPENDENT CYCLIC ELECTRON FLOW 5 isoform X2: MSMAWSKLFSPNFIPISSAIPAKHVVTHHPCVPCRCIRHYNGKREFPLPEVASIPYQPIDMEGEFSGHGVTFEGIGDSCVAKMGLENGSTATLMLPSGLITSYKAPMWHGGSLELLHTSVFEEENGDAVIRGGVSVALNCCGDGEQLSWSPTNWALLNISGNAQESIQVELINSDSENMAEVKYIVSLQEDILSSEIVVSNAKFSPLQLKGSIVSHLTVSSPDATYAVGLQGSNFVNRPPFLSSFGIVPPDLGQKNEYGFGQLWDQKALKGLFSGWSPRNQNTADAAEGIQRESEDEVEGEEDGNYMHLTEQLSRIYTSAPRHFTVIDRSI; this comes from the exons ATGAGCATGGCTTGGAGTAAACTTTTCTCCCCCAATTTCATTCCCATATCCTCTGCAATACCTGCAAAACATGTGGTTACTCACCACCCTTGTGTTCCATGTCGTTGTATTCGGCACTACAATGGGAAAAGGGAATTCCCACTGCCAGAAGTGGCTTCAATCCCCTACCAACCCATCGATATGGAGGGAGAATTCAGTGGCCATGGTGTCACCTTTGAAGGTATAGGTGATAGCTGCGTTGCCAAGATGGGACTGGAAAATGGAAGCACAGCCACCTTGATGTTGCCAAGTGGTTTGATTACATCGTACAAGGCTCCCATGTGGCATGGAGGCTCCTTAGAATTGCTGCACACTTCTGTCTTCGAGGAGGAGAATGGTGATGCTGTCATTCGAGGAGGGGTGTCTGTAGCCTTAAATTGTTGCGGTGATGGCGAACAACTTTCATGGTCTCCAACTAATTGGGCTCTTCTTAATATTAGTGGAAATGCTCAAGAATCTATTCAG GTAGAACTGATCAACAGTGATTCAGAGAACATGGCTGAAGTAAAGTACATTGTGAGTCTCCAAGAAGATATCTTGAGCTCCGAGATTGTTGTGTCAAACGCCAAGTTTTCACCGCTCCAACTGAAGGGGTCCATTGTAAGCCATTTGACAGTGAGCTCGCCTGATGCAACTTATGCAGTCGGATTACAGGGATCAAATTTCGTCAATAGACCACCATTTTTGTCAAGCTTTGGAATTGTTCCTCCGGACTTGGGCCAGAAAAATGAATATGGTTTTGGCCAATTATGGGATCAAAAGGCGCTGAAAGGACTTTTTTCCGGTTGGTCTCCAAGAAATCAAAACACAGCTGATGCTGCAGAAGGCATCCAAAGAGAAAGCGAAGATGAAGTGGAGGGGGAAGAGGACGGAAACTATATGCATTTAACAGAGCAATTGAGCCGGATATACACCAGTGCGCCCCGGCATTTCACAGTCATTGACAGG AGCATTTAA